Part of the Benincasa hispida cultivar B227 unplaced genomic scaffold, ASM972705v1 Contig533, whole genome shotgun sequence genome, gactggttgagcaactaatcagagtagatccgggaagaattaagagacaaagccaagaggtgagtctccgggcaagAATCCTTCTGATCCCCGCCAtcagctctgtacgaaggtcacttctaccagacaAGTAAGTCTGAGAGGGAAgatcttctcttcatccactccaCACGCCGGTAAGCAAATCCaacgtccagatctgtgtcaaaacattgacactcttctgtatttgtttctatctctttatcatcaattatattcatcttcttagtctatcattcacaccatgtatcaaacgcttaattctataattaaatgtacgatcatttccatcttcatctctttgcctatttccgttcatcGATATTttactttctccacgatgttttcttaatcccttggataattagcaataattgagcaagtaaattaattgggttaaagaaaataattatatttagtcaaggcatgctagacggcatcttcacctgtgagagcagaagtgaagatgttattccgcctatcgagagagggttggaagaatgcgttcactaaagcgagaagtacttccagagatggaagcaaccttgcattcaccacgttcatccctgtttcaccatagagatatgggaacgcggccgatcaccgagaggtgtacgccaagggaaagcaaaaccttagttatatctttaatgcaattaacaaacttgcgatatttgtactaattattctttctccttctgattcatccataaagacttgccatcgcataccatgatcctttgtataaacttcacagtcagtctcgaactcagcatcatgtatatcatgtatcttgtatcttgcatcacattagcttaggtttattttcatcgcaatttattttattaccgctactttagtttatctgcacaattttactttaccgcaatttactttcctgtacaaacacaatctttattaattgtaaaaaaatcggtcgcatatatcacaaatgtaacacattaatgacaacaatccctgtgttcgacctcgcaTTATTCTAAGAatcttgcattggaattatacttggttttagcacaaggaaacttgtgacaacgcatagcatactacaagcatttcattaataatgcatacatctagaagtagtaccgcataaagtgtaaataagcataacacagcatccacactccatctccatctttccaaGTCATTAAgcttatggcaacatgagcttgtatgattcacattcatcattgtccatatCCATATATGCTTATTTAGAACATCAATAAATGAGTGtacaccttcataggcaggagttaaCAACTCAcacaggattaagatcatgttacctatggtcatcatagtgaaatgaaagtctctatcatgaacgtcattatataatgagattaaacatttcgtggttcggtcttatacaaactcttttgtatagagcatctctgctcgcatgtctaatacatgaatggtcaggatcagaccatttgtagcactttacaacacttataacatctacaaagcgggctacactcgtagtgtcaccaggataaggtttccctcctttatccatatactacaaaccatttaggttatcacttaaagcatgatccacttgtatgtctccacatacatgcttaagttacaacgataaccagggatcttagtttattgttttatagttaatgcaactaaaatatctcatattttatagattgaagtgaataaaatatctcatattattaatcatcaaattgtttgttcatatagatatttacaaactacaggaccctacgagatttagggcatcaatcccaataggATATATATTCTGCGTGAATTCGACGTCAGTCTTGGTCatgcttacctctcaaatcaatctGGTGTAGTGCTGGGAGTGTATACCACAACAAAGGTACCATTTATCGCAGATCGAactgtctcaacacacgatctAGATGATGCctctctactatatggaagcatataagagggctaacggtCAACCAGATGTCTTGACCATCACGACAGTAATCAGGTaatgatgaacaaatatcttgCGTGCATGGCGTCCAAATAATctggcaaaaaaaaaataattatataccCAATTAATCTAAccaaatgttttaaatattcatttatatatacatttgttacctgattgtgcatcagtctgtcaaatatttttcgatatactagcaacatatttgctgactaTTTAGAGGCAGCTTATACcccactccatctaaaattataaaaaaaatacaattaatttatattcttacataaaatgataacgaaataaatatataagtgAAATAATACCTGGTACTAAATGGACAGTGACCTGTGGACGATGACCTGGGGTCTGTAactggacttgtggtgctataatttGAAATCTATCATAAGCCCATACCTATAGTAGTATCAACGGCCCCGTTATTTTCAACGCTTGTGCATTGGTAGCCTGACAAAGTTCTCTATAAAGTCATGCAAGATAGgcaccaccccacgagtacgtaTCAGCATGCTCGAAATCAGACAGTAGAAGGAGAAACATAAGATGTACTAGAGTGTTTGACTTGTCAGCGAccaaaaatcctccaataagttgcataatgtatgctcATGCATACCTACGTGCACTGATGTCGTTGGCATCGAGAGGTAATTTTGGAAAATGGGACGCCAACGATGAGATACTCAATCTCGAGCCTTTCAGATCATCTGGTAGAACGTTCAAGAGCTCGTCAAAAATAGTTTCCAATTATATTGTAATGAACCTGTCAAAGGTTCTCCGTCCACTCATAAACCAAACTAAATGGCAATATCCTGCAACGTAATCATACATTCCCCATAAGAcaggtgaaatgtgtgggtttctAGTATCCAACGCTAAACTAAAGCAGTAATGAGGTGTCAATCAAGTTGGATAAATTAGATATGTGCAACCCCGAGGAAACCAGCCTATTCAACATAGTGAATAACACGtggatcaaatgggatagtatgttgtgcagaTGCCTCCCTTCTCTGACAACCCAAAACTACGGTAGAAGAACTATCTCATATCGATTGTGAACGATGAGTATTTTGTTGATGTAGTTATATAGGATTAGAAGGACCAGACTCCATTacctaagaagttcaaattacatgaCATAacaaaattacattaaaaacacaagtaaacaaaaaaatacaattatataaaaaatacaattacatacaattacattaaaaacaaaagtatataaaaaaatacgattactttaaaaacaaaaatacataaaaagtacaattatattaaaaacacaagtacataaaaaatacaattatactaaaaatacaattacattaaaaacacaagtacataaaaaaagatacaattacataaaaaaatacaattacattaaaaacataagtacataaaaaatacaattacagaAAAAATTCAATGGCCCGAAGAGGAAGCACCTAATGTATGTTGTGAACAAGTACGCTTATTATGTCCTTCTCCCTTGCAAATTATACATCGAACTTTTTGGCTTACCTCTCTCCAATCCATTTTATTATGAATGCACATACTTTTTGGCTTACTCTGTTCTCTTAGTAAGTCCGCATTCGAACGAACTTCTAtaaatgataattctggccAATAATCTAGGTGTTGTATTGGATGGAAGCGACCTTCATAACATCGCATGGAATGGGACAACTTGTATCACTCATCAATAAGAGGTATGCATGTCAAAagcatgtaattacaaactgcaattacatgagagcatggaatcttgaatgacTGCCACTTATTACAAGAACAAGTTCCTTCTTTCAAGCTCAAAACTTGTGTATGTTGTCCTTTATAGGtagaaatcatacttatgccaATTTATACTTCAAAAGTTTGAGTTTCCCTATCAATAGATGTCACTGTATGTACAGATGCTCGTTTCTCCCATCTCTTAAGTTTTTTCATGGCATATTCTGTGTACATGTCCCCACGGTCGAGTGTTCCACTAATCTCTTCTCTTCGACATTCAAAATACAGTATTGTACGATAAaatgttagcctaaccaaataagtaattggtaacattctagcacctTTGAAAATACCATTCATACACTCAGCTGCATTATTTGTCATCCACCCATAACGGTACCCACCGTCATATGATTGGGTCCATTTTTCCAAGTCAATATCAGAAAAATGATCAAGGCATTCAGGGTTCAATTGCTTCAACTCTTTTATGCATCGAATGAATTTGCacctttggtgttgatttcctgCCTTAAACACAAAATCTTTTAGttccttttatttatatttcgTATTGAAATTACTAGCAACATGGCAAAGACAATATCGATGGTACGCTCTAGGTTCACTCCAACTAATTTCCTCATTATTAATTGTAGCAAGAATGCCCTTATGTCTATAAGAAATCAAGCAAATATCATCTCGttgggtaacatattcacgcaatgcccacaaaaccatgaccaactggacgaattttcaccttcaacaatagcaaaagcaaGGGAAAATATATACCcgtttgcatcaatagataaggcGGTGAATAATTTTTCCTTATACTTTCCAAGGAGATGAGTTCCATCGATCTGGATTAATGGTCTACAATATTTGAACCCTTCTCTTGCAGAACCGAAGGACTAGAAAACTCGACCAAAAATAATCATATCTGACACATCAGACGGAAGGAAATACCAATCCGATCATGTTCCTGGATTGTAATGAATAGAGCACTCAACCAATACGGAAGCTCTGGATATGATTTCTCCAATCACTAAACACAACAATCAATGCTTTTCTCTGGGCTTGCCACacccatatataattaacattatagcCATATTGCTTTTTTATTACTTCTTGGGGTAGGGCCACAGGTACCCAAGATCAGCTCTAACTAGATTTTGGATTTCGatacttataaaatttgaatcaagctgTGAATGATCCTATGTCAATTCTGAATACAAACATAGTGTTCCCCTTCAAGTTTGGTTTTTTCGAAGATCCCAGGAGTTTTACGCCAACATGCCCATAACCTCCAATCACAACCATCGTTTGCATCTCACATACCAAAtatcttgatttgattccactacaGTAATCTCATAGTGTTCTGTCATGCAGTATttctttaatattatataagatTTCTTTCTGTATTAAACTAGAATTTTCTACAcatgtttcttctttttaaagaaatccaaatattttcttaaatcaacccaacaaatagCCCAACAAAATCATCCAAAAAATAGCCCAACAAAATCTATAAAGTATAGATTACAAAAATTCAACCGTccaattacaaaaaaataatcaacccaacccaaatgaaacaatctgaaaaaaaaaaaaataaatcatataaaCAAATCTATACATAAATGAGCCCAAATTAGCCCAATATacaaatctataaaaaaaaatcatataaaatcatataaataaatctataaatCAACCCAAATAAACAAATCTATAAAACCCCAATTATACAAATTCAtatactagaaaaaaaaataaagaaaaagttttACCTAAGGCAGATGGACAAAAGATAGATCGGCTCACGGCGGCAGCAGCAGCAACAAAATCGGAGACGGCGGACAGCAACGAGATGGCGACCGATGGgagtgaggaagaagaaaatgaagaaaatgttttattttctacTCAACCCttttttttgttcataattattaaaataatattatttttttaaaaaaatcttatttgAGTTAGAAATTTACAACCTCAATTCTAAAAAGTAGATAAACAATTTCGAGCATACGCCTCTTTTAGGCCATCGATAGGATTTGACGATCAATATCATCCAAACAGGGAATTCTGTAATCTCACACATTGGAAAGGAGATatcccttaaaaaaaaaaagaaaaaaaatctgaaCCATCTTCTCATGTTTTTGTCTGTGTCTGCCCTCTCATTCACATGATCATATTTCTCTGAGTGGAGCTGACAAAGAATTAGCAACCATTCAGTTCCTCACCCCCAGAAACTTCTCTCCCATTGAAATAAATTGGGCATTAAAAGATCCATCTCCTCAAAATTCGAGGCCGAAACGAACAAAATGGCCAACCTCACACCTTTCTCTAAACTTGATGAAACCTTCGACAGAGCTTCGGAACTGAAAAGCTTCGACGAAACTAAGGCCGGCGTGAAAGGGCTTGTGGACTCCGGCATGACCGAGATCCCAGGAATATTCTACTGCCCACCCAAAGAAGGTTCCAATTCCGTTCCCAATGAAACCCATTTGGGTGTTCCGGTGGTGGATTTGGAAGATATCCATAAAGATCCACTGAAACGCAGAGAAGCGATGGAGAAAATCCGAGAAGCTTCGGAAACGTGGGGTTTTTTCCAGGTGCTTAACCATGGGGTTCCGGTGAGTGTTCAGGAGGAGATCATAAATGGGACGCGTAGATTTTTCGAACAGGACACTGAAGTGAAGAAACAATATTATACAAGAGACGACACTAAGCCTTTCGTTTACAATTGCAATTTTGATTTGTTTAGCGCACCTGTAACTAATTGGAGAGACACGTTCTCCACTCAAATGACCCCAAATTCTCCCAACCCACAAGACTTGCCTCAAGTTTGCAGGTAAATTCTACTCTCTCCATCGTCTTTATCAAAATGTACATTTTTAAACTGAGTTTCCAAGAATAGATTTAAAAAGTTATTGaagcatttttttaatttttcaaaattattatatgataggtaaaattataaatttatttttataattagttTTTAGAGAGAagatatcatttttaaaaattatttatctaatttaaGATaccatataattattttaaatgataataataaattatttaaggaAACTTGAAAAccaaaaagatatattttgaaaacttaaagaCCAGATAGATCTATTCTTGAAAACTTGGGATTCTTATAGTAGTACAATTTGAAAACTTAagaatcaacgcatacattcttcaaaattcaataactaaatagatagtttttctttaattatatcaatcatAGGTACCATATCAATAGAATTAAAAATCTTTTTAATGGTGTGTCGTGTCAATAGATTAGAAATggtaaaataactaaatatcaataacaaatttgataataaataatattatattgatattatttttaaatctatCGTTGATATATGTGCATTGATGAtagatatatattattgaaaGGTGTAAAAATTGTTTACGAATAATAAAGGTAGATTAGTGATGTATGAGAATAAAAGCGAATTATATAAAAACGGGTAGATACAtggataatatttttaaaatgttatagaTTTGAAATTTCGTGACAAATTCAAGGTTGATTTAATGACTAATTTATGgtagttttgaaaataaataaataaatttaatgacgtaaattatattaaaagaaaaaaaaaaaaaaaaaaaaaaaaaagggattcGGTAGATGTCATCGCATTCAAGGTACCTATGATTGATTAAATCAAGAATTTTGAACACATTAGAATGAATTTTGGTGTTAATTTTTTTGTGATTGATGATAAAGATTTTTGATGTAGGGACATCTTAATTGAATATTCAGCACAAATGGAGAAGGTTGGACAATTGATATTTGGGCTACTTTCGGAGGCCCTTGGTTTGAAATCGACCCATCTCCTAGAATTGGATTGCAATGAAGGACATGCCATTATGTGCCACTATTATCCACCGTGTCCTCAGCCGACACTCATCATCGGTACCACCGAGCACTCTGACAGTGGCTTCATCACCGTGCTGCTACAGGGCCATATCGGAGGTCTTCAGGTGCTTCATCACAATAAATGGGTGGATATTCTGCCAGTTCCCGGAGCCTTGACCGTCAATGTCGGTAGCTTATTGCAGGCAAGGCtttattatgcattcattaagtaattaattaaattgtattgATAAACAATAGAAAATATAGCGATCGGTTTGGTTTAATTGAGTTCCTTTTATGGAGGCAGCTGATTTCAAATGACAGATTTTTGAGCTCAGTGCATACAGTGGTGGCCAATTGTGAGGGTCCAAGAGTATCGGTGGCAACTTCCTTCACTACTGGTACTATACCCATCAAACAATTGTTGTCTGAACAAAATCCTCCCAGGTATAGACAAATCACTATTAAAGAATACCGCCTCTACTTTATACAGAAAGGGTTGGATGGAACAGATGCTCTTACACATTTTAGGCTTTGATTTACTCAAGTGTTTTGGTTTCCAATTCCAAGgtttgttaaattttttaattataataagtttGAGTTTGTTAAAGTGGGTGATTTTTAAATTGTAAACATGGTATTGAAATAATGTTGTTTCCTACCCTATCGTAAGGTTTATTATGTCTAAACtatttgttaaattattttttgagtgtgggtttAGGAAAGAGGTGTGGTCTGGGGTGTTGCATTAGTTGGGTTCGTCGCATCGAGTGGCGGATTGGGATGTAGAGCTGAGTTGGTTGTCAGAGTGAGGTCAGATAAggggtgcgtagtaagttgtACCGTGTTTTCTAGTGtgcttccatatactacatctaGCAGGAGCGTAATCGACGGCTGCATGGAGGTCGATCGAGGTCGATGTCAACTCTGGTTCACCTTATTATCTTTACGGTTCGTGCTCATGCTACTTCCTAGCGAgttgaccttcttggtcttatctaatGTGTTTACAGatgtttgttcttttgatctttaCGTTGTTCTTTGTTTAGCTACTGTCCCTAGTTTGAGGAGTTTTCGGTTCTTTTCTCTGGTTTTCTCCCTCGTGGTCTGCGTCtttatttttatgtattgtTTTGTTCTAGTCTTATCTTGTGGGCTTTGTTTTGACTTGTTTGTCATGTCTTTACTTGTGCTTTGTTGTTTTGATGTCTTAATCCAGATTATGGGATCCCCttattgttgtataataatatcacctattctaaaaaaaaaaagaaactatttGTTAAACGCTTGATTGTATTAAGTTTGAGTTTATGTTGTCTGATACTTAATTTGTTCATTGCATGCAATGTTAACtaagtttatttattaattataattattgttaAATAACTATTGAACTTGACTTAAATTTACAATTAGTACGTATGGTTCTAAAgctaaaaacattttaaataaaaaattgttttaaaaggTATTGGCCCTGCAAACaagttataaattttaaattaagttagATTATAAATTTTGTCATTATGATtaagaaaaaagttttaatttaatctttataatttcaaaaagttagaatttagtggaaatagtttggaaaaaaaaccctcaaatctttaattaattaagctaatATATTTGTCCGAGGATAGGAGTTAGACAAAATTGTCAATTTGGGAATATTGTTGTTGTTAAAGGGTGAATTTTGACATGATGAAATAAGTCAAAAATCAAGAtaagataaaacaaaatttaatcataACTTATTTGGGATTAAGAAAATCTTATATCTAAATCCTAGTAGGATTAAGATAAACTTTCGAtcaaatttttctataaatatatcattataacTTCTCATGAGgcaaatttcttatttcttttctaTTATATATTTCTTCAACTCTTAATTGGCATCGAAACTCTTCTTTGTTTTCATGTCTtcatttcttaattttaaatttatcatGATTTTTACCTAAAAGTCAGGTGCATTTTTTATtgtctaaattttttttctgaTACCTAAAATCTATTTGACAAAACTCCTTTTATAGTACTT contains:
- the LOC120069648 gene encoding 1-aminocyclopropane-1-carboxylate oxidase homolog 1-like isoform X2, which translates into the protein MANLTPFSKLDETFDRASELKSFDETKAGVKGLVDSGMTEIPGIFYCPPKEGSNSVPNETHLGVPVVDLEDIHKDPLKRREAMEKIREASETWGFFQVLNHGVPVSVQEEIINGTRRFFEQDTEVKKQYYTRDDTKPFVYNCNFDLFSAPVTNWRDTFSTQMTPNSPNPQDLPQVCRDILIEYSAQMEKVGQLIFGLLSEALGLKSTHLLELDCNEGHAIMCHYYPPCPQPTLIIGTTEHSDSGFITVLLQGHIGGLQVLHHNKWVDILPVPGALTVNVGSLLQIFELSAYSGGQL
- the LOC120069648 gene encoding 1-aminocyclopropane-1-carboxylate oxidase homolog 1-like isoform X1 is translated as MANLTPFSKLDETFDRASELKSFDETKAGVKGLVDSGMTEIPGIFYCPPKEGSNSVPNETHLGVPVVDLEDIHKDPLKRREAMEKIREASETWGFFQVLNHGVPVSVQEEIINGTRRFFEQDTEVKKQYYTRDDTKPFVYNCNFDLFSAPVTNWRDTFSTQMTPNSPNPQDLPQVCRDILIEYSAQMEKVGQLIFGLLSEALGLKSTHLLELDCNEGHAIMCHYYPPCPQPTLIIGTTEHSDSGFITVLLQGHIGGLQVLHHNKWVDILPVPGALTVNVGSLLQLISNDRFLSSVHTVVANCEGPRVSVATSFTTGTIPIKQLLSEQNPPRYRQITIKEYRLYFIQKGLDGTDALTHFRL